The following are encoded together in the Zingiber officinale cultivar Zhangliang chromosome 8A, Zo_v1.1, whole genome shotgun sequence genome:
- the LOC122012205 gene encoding uncharacterized protein LOC122012205 translates to MIASAMPFQMKVQPIDGRAPARIDLAKPAPKSRLKRLFERQFPGVMRISVAEKPSDGRERERTDDVVEVEPSSVCLDKMVLGFMEDGENERPPRGRCNCFNGKYDDSSDDDMDIRGGGDHPAPTDAAEFIKGLILCASVAERNLLADASKIMEKAKHSKCKGDCRRIMVEGLQLLGYDAAICKSKWDRKPSFHAGEYDYIDVVIDGGERILVDVDFRSEFEIARSTKLYRAVLHHLPPLFVGRPDRLQQIVAVVSEAARQSLKKKGLHVPPWRKPDYMRAKWISPYTRLVETEANPDDDREPVMGSAAENITGYPASILQGTTEPSPDVDTSSESFDSSAPTAAPWQPPPPRPRTGVKVVAGLTAVL, encoded by the exons ATGATCGCCAGCGCCATGCCGTTCCAGATGAAAGTTCAACCGATCGACGGGAGAGCACCGGCGAGGATCGACCTGGCCAAGCCCGCTCCTAAGTCCCGGCTCAAGAGGCTCTTCGAGCGGCAGTTCCCCGGCGTGATGCGGATCTCCGTGGCGGAGAAGCCCAGCGATGGGAGGGAGAGGGAGCGGACGGACGACGTCGTTGAGGTGGAGCCGAGCTCCGTGTGCTTGGACAAGATGGTGCTCGGCTTCATGGAGGATGGGGAAAACGAAAGGCCGCCTCGCGGCAGATGTAACTGCTTCAATGGTAAGTACGATGATAGCTCCGACGACGACATGGATATCCGCGGTGGCGGAGATCATCCGGCCCCAACCGATGCCGCCGAGTTTATCAAG GGATTGATCCTCTGCGCGAGCGTCGCCGAGAGGAATCTTTTGGCCGACGCATCAAAAATCATGGAGAAAGCCAAGCATTCGAAGTGCAAGGGCGATTGCAGGAGGATCATGGTCGAAGGTCTGCAATTGCTCGGCTACGACGCTGCCATttgcaagtccaagtgggataGAAAGCCCTCCTTTCACGCAG GAGAGTACGATTACATCGACGTGGTGATCGACGGCGGCGAACGCATCCTCGTCGACGTCGACTTCCGGTCGGAGTTCGAGATCGCTCGTTCTACCAAGTTGTACCGCGCGGTCCTCCATCACCTTCCGCCCCTCTTCGTCGGCCGGCCTGACCGCCTGCAACAGATCGTCGCCGTTGTCTCGGAGGCAGCGCGACAGAGCCTGAAGAAGAAGGGCCTCCACGTTCCTCCGTGGCGCAAACCCGACTACATGCGGGCCAAGTGGATCTCCCCCTACACGCGCTTGGTCGAAACCGAAGCCAATCCCGACGACGACCGCGAACCGGTCATGGGCAGCGCGGCCGAGAACATCACCGGGTACCCAGCCTCGATCCTGCAGGGAACAACCGAGCCGAGCCCGGACGTTGACACCTCCTCGGAAAGCTTCGATTCCAGCGCACCGACGGCGGCGCCGTGGCAACCGCCGCCGCCGAGGCCAAGAACGGGCGTCAAGGTCGTCGCCGGCTTAACTGCGGTGCTTTGA